In Providencia hangzhouensis, the DNA window ACCAGTCCACCATGCATAAACACCTTCACGAACAGAAACACCTTGTTCGGCCGCTACATCCTTGATTGTTTGGCGTAATTCTTTGTTATACACCTCACTAACATCCAAGAAACGCACCCCTAATTCAGGGTTATTTGGCCCCATCAATGGGTTATTTGCAGTTAAATTAATATGATCGGTAATAATCATCAGGTCACCTGGGTTGAAATCGGTATTTACTGCACCGCAGGCGTTGGTAATAATCAATTTTTCGACGCCCAATGCTTTCATCAAACGCACAGGGAAAGTGACTTGGTCGAGGGTAAAGCCTTCGTAGTAGTGGAAACGGCCTTTCATCGCAACCACATTTTTACCTGCGATGGTGCCAATCACCAATTCATTGGCATGCCCTACGGCTTCAGATTTGGCAAAATGTGGAATTTCGCTATAAGGAATATGTACTGCATTTTCTAATGTGTCCGCAAACGGGCCTAATCCTGAACCCAGAATAATGCCCACTGTTGGTTTAATATCTGTGCGAGACTGAATAAAGCTTAAGCTTTCTAGAATATCTTTTGTATGATGCATGGTTGTCTCCAAATTGACATCGACTAAAAATTGTTAAAATCGATCATAAAGCAATTTAGAAACAGAACAGCGATCTTAATCTCATTTTAAGAAAAAGAATTTAGATATGATGTGTCACATGAAGCAGAATCTTATGCGTATATTTGCTAATCTTTAGCGCAAGAGTCGGAATGAAAAGGAGTGAGGCGCTTGTTACATACACTATTAAATGAATTTCGCACCTCAAAAAATTCAAAAACACAAAAACTCAAAACGCTTTACCGGTTAATTTTAAACCATGGTCCCATTAGGGCAGAGACGTTGACATCACTGGCTAGCATGAAACCAGCAACTTGTGCTCGGTTACTCGACGAACTGGGGAGAAATCACTTAATTTCGACTTCTGAGCTCGGAGAGTCGACCGGTGGCCGCAAACCTATCCTCTATAATATCAATGCCGCTGATGGCTACCTAGTTGGCATTGAAATGAGTGATATATATTCGACGATAGTTTTACAGAACCTAAAGTTGGATATTTTAGGGATGGTAAAAGTCAAATATGAGCACCTAGAAACCGCAGAAAATATGGTGGATCATCTGCTCAATAAATTAGATATTTTATTAGCTGAACATGGACTTAACGTAAAAAGTTTGTTGGGTATAGGCATCGCCATCGACCATATATTAGAACGCGATAAACTGCCATATCATCAATATAACTCACGAATAAAAGAACTTCACGACTATATATCCAGTAAAGTCCCTTGCTTCGTATTACTCGGAAGTGGGATCAGTTTTGCGGCTTTTGCTGAGTATCGTTTACGCTATACCTCTGATAGCCAAAGGTTTTTATTTACAACCTGTGATACCGATATTCGCAGCTGTACCATCATCAACAATCAATACGCTCCAGCACCCATTAGCACCGCTCAAGCCTTTGGTCATACGACAATTGATATTAATGGTCAACGCTGCGAATGCGGGTCATTTGGCTGTTTAAAGCAATATAGTTCACTGTCTGCGATTAAGTCACGGGTGATCCAGCAACTCAGGTTGGGTAAAAGCTCAATAATCAATGAATTAGTTAATAATGAGTCTGAAATTAGCTACCATACTATTTTCCAAGCTCTCACATTGGACGATGCCCTGTGTCTCGAAGCACTTGGCGAGGCAGCCTATTATTATGGTATTGCCATCGCTAATGCGATTTTAACGACTCAAGCAGATGTGGTGGTGTGCGGCGGAACCCTAACACCTAAAAATCACTTTTTTGAGATGACCAAAAAGTCTATTGAAGAAAAACTCTCTATTTTTCCTCATATTAAGACACGTATTTACCCCGCCAATGATTCATACGAAATTGTTGCTCAAGGCGCTGGTGGAATGGTCATGGAGAAATACCTTGCTGATTAAGCGGTTCTTTCATTAAAACAGATAGAGTGTAGAATAAATCAACGAACCTATGCTCTATCACTATTAATGAGGGGATCATGTTAGAATTTGAACACATCAGCAACACGACAAAATCATTGGTACTACAACAGCTTACTTCTCAATCCCCTCTTGTTCATTGCATGACAAACGATGTTGTTCAGACCTTCACTGCCAATGTCCTGTTAGCGCTCGGCTGCTCTCCCGCCATGATCATTGAATCCGAAGAAGCAGAGCAGTTTGCCGCTATCGCACATGGCTTGCTGATTAATGTAGGCACATTAACCACTGAGCGCCGACATGCAATGAAATGTGCGGTTAACAGTGCGAATCAGGCGAAAAAACCTTGGGTACTTGACCCTGTTGCCGCAGGTGCGCTTAGCTTTCGCACCCATTTTTGCCATGAATTGCTGACTCTCAAGCC includes these proteins:
- a CDS encoding purine-nucleoside phosphorylase, with amino-acid sequence MHHTKDILESLSFIQSRTDIKPTVGIILGSGLGPFADTLENAVHIPYSEIPHFAKSEAVGHANELVIGTIAGKNVVAMKGRFHYYEGFTLDQVTFPVRLMKALGVEKLIITNACGAVNTDFNPGDLMIITDHINLTANNPLMGPNNPELGVRFLDVSEVYNKELRQTIKDVAAEQGVSVREGVYAWWTGPTYETPAEIRMIRTLGADAVGMSTVPEALVAHHSQIKTVGISCLTNMACGILEQPLSHDEVIETAEKVKATFLKLVTGVIARF
- a CDS encoding ROK family protein, giving the protein MLHTLLNEFRTSKNSKTQKLKTLYRLILNHGPIRAETLTSLASMKPATCARLLDELGRNHLISTSELGESTGGRKPILYNINAADGYLVGIEMSDIYSTIVLQNLKLDILGMVKVKYEHLETAENMVDHLLNKLDILLAEHGLNVKSLLGIGIAIDHILERDKLPYHQYNSRIKELHDYISSKVPCFVLLGSGISFAAFAEYRLRYTSDSQRFLFTTCDTDIRSCTIINNQYAPAPISTAQAFGHTTIDINGQRCECGSFGCLKQYSSLSAIKSRVIQQLRLGKSSIINELVNNESEISYHTIFQALTLDDALCLEALGEAAYYYGIAIANAILTTQADVVVCGGTLTPKNHFFEMTKKSIEEKLSIFPHIKTRIYPANDSYEIVAQGAGGMVMEKYLAD